The Populus trichocarpa isolate Nisqually-1 chromosome 2, P.trichocarpa_v4.1, whole genome shotgun sequence genome has a window encoding:
- the LOC7466186 gene encoding histone H3-lysine(4) N-trimethyltransferase ATX1, which yields MALLHKPHTEDKIHKSPLDFEEEEAGGTSIRYVSLDRVYTAASLCGSSNVMSKKVKARKFLPNHHPRVNNPPSLLYVYSRRPKRPPRPSFHDSLVSRAAEPELAVKSEICEFEEEPMIELNKEKKRRRIGSNELLRLGVDSNILLGFDRPRLRDCRNNTNNSNSKIGNFKRKKRDSLVTNSDKFSALPDTSKRWVRLNFDDVDPKLIVGLPCKVYWPLDADWYSGRVVGHISDTNRYNIEYEDGDKEDLMLSNEKVKFFISGEEMERLNLSVCVKSTDGDRNYYNEMVVLAASLDDCQDLEPGDIIWAKLTGHAMWPAIVVDGALIGDHKGISKNIGGGSISVQFFGTHDFARIKPKQAISFLKGLLSSFHLKCKQPRFTRSLEEAKMYLSEQKLSRRMLQLQNGMKADSCESASSDEGSTDSGEDCMQDGGIQRILARLGTSPYVIGDLQIISLGKIVKDSEHFQDNRFIWPEGYTALRKFTSIKDPNVRMIYKMEVLRDAESKIRPLFRVTLDNGEEINGSTPDACWDKIYRKIRKMQDGNSNGFSAESGGERKLKSGSDMFGFSNPEVIKLLKGLSKSIHSSKLSTCKLTSERYQGIPVGYRPVRVDWKDLDKCNVCHMDEEYENNLFLQCDKCRMMVHARCYGELEPVDGVLWLCNLCRPGAPNSPPPCCLCPVIGGAMKPTTDGRWAHLACAIWIPETCLSDVKRMEPIDGQSRINKDRWKLLCSICGVAYGACIQCSNNTCRVAYHPLCARAAGLCVELEDEDRLYLLSLDEDDADQCIRLLSFCKKHRQPSNDRMVTDERVGRIPRRCSDYIPPCNPSGCARTEPYNYFGRRGRKEPEALAAASLKRLFVENQPYLVGGYSQHESSGCTIASNGLIKSVFSSSLQRLKASRLSAPSNILSMAEKYQHMRQTFRKRLAFGKSGIHGFGIFAKHPHRAGDMVIEYTGELVRPPIADRRERFIYNSLVGAGTYMFRIDDKRVIDATRAGSIAHLINHSCEPNCYSRVISVNGDEHIIIFAKRDIKRWEELTYDYRFFSIEEKLACYCGFPRCRGVVNDTEAEEQVAKLYAPRSELTDWKGE from the exons ATGGCACTTCTACACAAACCGCATACAGAAGACAAAATCCACAAATCACCTCTCGAtttcgaagaagaagaagccggGGGCACTTCTATACGCTACGTGTCGTTGGACCGCGTCTACACTGCCGCGTCTCTCTGTGGATCATCCAACGTCATGTCAAAGAAAGTAAAAGCCCGGAAGTTTCTTCCCAACCACCATCCACGTGTCAACAATCCTCCTTCGTTACTCTACGTTTATTCTCGCCGTCCAAAACGACCACCCCGCCCTTCGTTTCATGATTCGTTGGTTTCACGCGCCGCTGAGCCTGAGCTGGCGGTGAAGAGTGAGATTTGTGAATTTGAGGAGGAGCCGATGATTGAGTTgaacaaggagaagaagaggagaaggaTTGGGAGCAATGAGTTGCTGAGATTGGGTGTCGATTCTAATATTCTGCTAGGGTTTGATAGGCCTCGTTTGAGGGATTGCCGTAATAATACTAACAATAGTAATAGTAAGATTGgaaattttaagagaaagaAGCGTGATTCTCTGGTTACGAATTCTGATAAATTTTCGGCCCTTCCAGATACTAGTAAAAGATGGGTCAG GTTGAATTTTGATGATGTTGATCCAAAATTGATCGTTGGGTTGCCATGCAAG GTCTACTGGCCACTGGATGCTGATTGGTATTCTGGACGTGTTGTTGGGCACATTTCAGATACCAACCGATATAAT ATTGAATATGAAGATGGAGATAAAGAGGATTTGATGCTTTCAAACGAGAAAGTAAAGTTCTTTATTTCTGGTGAGGAGATGGAGCGGCTGAACCTGAGTGTCTGTGTAAAAAGTACAGATGGTGATAGAAATTATTATAATGAGATGGTTGTGTTAGCTGCCAGTTTGGATGACTGCCAAGATCTTGAGCCTGGGGATATCATATGGGCCAAACTTACTG GTCATGCTATGTGGCCAGCTATTGTTGTGGATGGAGCACTTATTGGTGATCATAAAGGCATAAGCAAAAATATTGGAGGAGGATCAATATCTGTTCAATTTTTTGGTACCCATGATTTTGCAAG AATTAAACCAAAGCAGGCGATCTCGTTTCTCAAAGgacttctttcttctttccacCTAAAGTGCAAGCAACCTCGTTTCACTCGAAGCTTGGAAGAAGCAAAAAT GTATCTCAGTGAACAAAAGCTTTCGAGAAGAATGCTACAGCTGCAAAATGGCATGAAAGCTGATAGCTGTGAGAGTGCGAGTAGCGATGAAGGGAGTACAGATTCAGGAGAAGATTGCATGCAAGATGGAGGGATTCAAAGGATATTGGCTAGGCTGGGTACTTCTCCATATGTAATTGGGGATTTGCAAATAATAAGCCTTG GAAAGATTGTCAAGGATTCTGAACATTTCCAGGATAACAGATTCATCTGGCCTGAAGGGTATACTGCTTTGAGGAAGTTTACTTCAATTAAAG ATCCAAATGTTCGTATGATATATAAAATGGAAGTGTTGAGAGATGCCGAGTCAAAGATTCGGCCTCTATTTAGAGTGACATTGGATAATGGAGAGGAG ATTAATGGATCCACTCCAGATGCTTGCTGGGATAAAATATACAGAAAAATCAGGAAGATGCAAGATGGTAATTCTAATGGTTTTAGCGCTGAAagtggaggagaaagaaaactCAAATCTGGTTCTGACATGTTTGGTTTCTCTAATCCTGAAGTTATAAAACTACTAAAG GGATTATCAAAATCCATACATTCTTCCAAACTGTCTACGTGCAAGTTAACATCTGAAAGATATCAAGGCATACCTGTTGGTTACAGACCTGTTCGTGTTGACTGGAAAGACCTTGATAAGTGCAATGTCTGCCATATGGATGAG GAATATGAAAACAATTTGTTCCTGCAGTGTGATAAATGCAGAATGATG GTCCACGCCAGATGCTATGGGGAATTAGAACCTGTTGATGGTGTGCTGTGGTTATGCAATTTATGCCGACCAGGGGCTCCTAACTCCCCACCACCATGCTGCCTTTGTCCTGTTATTG GCGGTGCTATGAAGCCTACAACTGATGGGCGCTGGGCTCATTTGGCTTGTGCCATATGGATTCCTG AAACTTGCCTATCTGATGTCAAGAGAATGGAGCCCATTGATGGGCAAAGTAGAATCAATAAG GATCGTTGGAAGCTCTTATGTAGTATCTGTGGCGTAGCTTATGGAGCTTGTATCCAA TGTTCAAATAATACTTGTCGGGTAGCATATCATCCACTTTGTGCACGTGCTGCTGGTCTTTGCGTCGAG CTTGAGGATGAGGACAGACTCTATCTCCTTTCTCTAGATGAAGATGACGCAGATCAGTGCATTCGTTTACTTTCCTTTTGCAAGAAGCATAGGCAGCCTTCTAATGACCGTATGGTCACAGATGAACGGGTTGGTCGAATTCCTCGTCGGTGTTCTGACTACATCCCACCGTGTAATCCATCTGGCTGTGCTCGTACTG AGCCTTACAATTATTTTGGAAGAAGGGGGCGGAAAGAACCGGAAGCCCTCGCTGCTGCATCCTTGAAGCGATTGTTTGTAGAGAATCAGCCGTACTTGGTTGGCGGTTACTCTCAACATGAATCATCAGGATGTACAATTGCTTCCAATGGACTCATAAAGTCTGTCTTCTCTTCTAGTCTTCAAAGGCTAAAAGCCTCTCGGCTTAGTGCTCCTAGTAACATTCTCTCTATGGCTGAAAAGTATCAACACATGCGGCAGACCTTCCGCAAGAGATTAGCATTTG GCAAATCTGGAATCCATGGATTCGGCATCTTTGCAAAGCATCCACATAGGGCTGGGGACATG GTGATTGAATATACTGGTGAACTTGTCAGACCTCCAATAGCTGATAGGAGAGAGCGCTTTATATACAATTCATTGGTG GGTGCTGGGACTTACATGTTTAGAATTGATGATAAACGAGTCATTGATGCCACAAGGGCTGGAAGTATTGCTCATCTGATTAATCACTCGTGTGAG CCCAATTGCTATTCGAGAGTTATAAGCGTTAATGGTGATGAGCATATAATTATATTTGCAAAGAGAGATATTAAAAGATGGGAAGAGCTCACATATGATTATAG ATTTttctcaattgaagaaaaactagCATGCTATTGTGGCTTCCCTCGATGCCGTGGTGTGGTTAATGACACAGAAGCTGAGGAGCAAGTGGCAAAGCTCTATGCTCCACGCAGTGAATTGACAGACTGGAAAGGAGAATAA